The following proteins are co-located in the Triticum aestivum cultivar Chinese Spring chromosome 1A, IWGSC CS RefSeq v2.1, whole genome shotgun sequence genome:
- the LOC123166621 gene encoding peroxidase 1 produces the protein MASRSLMVALLLAAVAATCARAQLHEKFYSESCPSVEDVVRREMVRALSLAPSLAGPLLRMHFHDCFVRGCDGSVLLDSANKTAEKDAQPNQTLRGFGFVERVKAAVEKACPDTVSCADVLALIARDAVWLSKGPFWEVPLGRRDGSVSISNETDALPPPTANFTVLTQLFAAVNLDAKDLVVLSAGHTIGTSHCFSFSDRLYNFTGMENPSDIDPTLEPQYMMRLKSKCASLNDNTTLVEMDPGSFKTFDTDYFKLVSKRRGLFHSDGALLTDPFTRAYVQRHATGAFKDEFFADFAASMIKMGNANPLTGGQGEIRSKCSVVNH, from the exons ATGGCGTCGAGGTCTTTGATGGTGGCGCTCCTgctcgcggcggtggcggcgacgtgCGCGCGGGCGCAGCTGCACGAGAAGTTCTACAGCGAGTCGTGCCCCAGCGTGGAGGACGTCGTGAGGAGGGAGATGGTGAGGGCGCTGTCCCTGGCGCCCAGCCTCGCCGGGCCGCTCCTCAGGATgcacttccacgactgcttcgtcagG GGGTGCGACGGGTCTGTTCTGCTGGACTCGGCGAACAAGACAGCGGAGAAGGACGCACAGCCGAACCAGACGCTGCGAGGCTTCGGCTTCGTCGAGAGGGTGAAGGCCGCCGTGGAGAAGGCCTGCCCCGAcaccgtctcctgcgccgacgtgCTCGCCCTCATTGCCAGGGACGCGGTCTGGCTG AGCAAGGGGCCATTCTGGGAAGTTCCCCTCGGCCGGAGAGACGGCAGCGTGTCCATCTCCAACGAGACCGACGCCCTGCCACCTCCTACCGCCAACTTCACCGTGCTCACCCAGCTCTTCGCCGCCGTGAACCTCGACGCCAAGGACCTCGTCGTCCTCTCCGCCGGGCACACGATCGGGAcgtcgcactgcttctccttctCCGACCGGCTCTACAACTTCACCGGCATGGAGAACCCCAGCGACATCGACCCCACGCTGGAGCCGCAGTACATGATGCGGCTAAAGAGCAAGTGTGCCAGCCTCAACGACAACACCACCCTCGTGGAGATGGACCCCGGTAGCTTCAAGACCTTCGACACCGACTACTTCAAGCTGGTGAGCAAGCGGAGGGGCCTCTTCCACTCCGACGGCGCCCTCCTTACCGACCCCTTCACCCGCGCCTACGTCCAGCGCCATGCCACCGGCGCCTTCAAGGACGAGTTCTTCGCCGACTTCGCCGCCTCCATGATCAAGATGGGCAACGCCAACCCGCTCACCGGCGGCCAGGGCGAGATCAGGAGCAAGTGCAGCGTGGTTAACCATTAA